One Aethina tumida isolate Nest 87 chromosome 5, icAetTumi1.1, whole genome shotgun sequence genomic window carries:
- the LOC109601267 gene encoding uncharacterized protein LOC109601267, with protein sequence MRSTAELWMSMLDKIPLSGLFKTKDKCHLPQSGGGVPRKGFTLYGNRPMKFPYTFTAKMVQFPYQFHYNTNWYFKYYSWAVIASLPVFFYLERLSKAPENVKKWEEIKRKEEKELHEKWD encoded by the exons TTGA CAAAATTCCTCTTAGTGGTCTCTTCAAAACCAAGGATAAATGCCATCTTCCTCAAAGCGGTGGAGGTGTACCAAGAAAAGGCTTCACACTGTATGGTAACAGACCTATGAAGTTCCCATACACGTTTACTGCCAAAATGGTACAATTCCCGTATCAGTTCCATTACAATACCAATTGGTACTTCAAGTACTACTCCTGGGCTGTCATTGCTTCTTTGCCAGTTTTCTTCTACCTTGAAAGATTAA GCAAGGCTCCAGAAAACGTTAAGAAATGGGAGGAAATAAAGCGTAAGGAAGAAAAGGAACTTCATGAAAAATGggattga